GCGTATGGGACTCGATCGTCGGCCAGGAGCAGGTCGTCTCGCGGCTGCGTGCCGTCGCTTCTGGCGACCCCAAAGCCATCGCTCAATCGTGGCTGATTTGTGGCCCTCCGGGATCCGGCCGGTCCAACGTCGCACGTGCGTTTGCAGCTGCGTTGGAAAGCCCGAGCCATGGTCTGAGTGACGAACCCGAACGTTCCAGCGAGCAGATACTGGCTGGAACACACCCCGATGTCACCATATTGGCGACGAACAAGGTCACCATCGGCATCGACGAGGTCCGCGACCTGATCGAGACCTCCGAGCAGACCCCGAGCATCGCCCCTTGGCGAATCATCATCATCGAGGATGTAGACCGCATGCTCGAGCGCACCACCAATGTACTCCTCAAAGAGATCGAGGAGCCTAGTCCGCACACCATTTGGCTCTTATGTGCTCCTAGTGCCGAGGATGTGCTGCCGACCATCCGCTCCCGTACACGCGTCATCAATCTTGCCGTGCCGTCAACGCAATCGGTAGCCAAGTTCTTGGAAACGCAGGAGCATATCGAGCCTAAACTTGCCGCGCAGTGTGCGCGTCTGGCCGAAGGCCATATCGGGGTGGCCAAACTCTATGCCACTGACGAACGAGTGCGCAGTGACCGCGCCGAACTGGTCTCCGGCGTGCTTAACATGAGCAAGGCTTCAGACGCAGTGTTGCTGGCAGGCCAACTCATCGACAATGCCAAAGCTCAGGCGCAGGCCGACGTCGAAGAGAAGGCAGGGGCGCAGGAAGCCGAATTCCGGCGCATCAACGGCCTAGGTGAAAAGGACCGAATTCCACCGCAGCTTCGTGGCGCCTTCAATCAGATCGGCAAGAAAGCCGACATCAAGCGCCGGGCCACCAGACGTAGCCGCGATGTCCTCGACCGCGACCTGAATACGATTTCCAGTGTTTACCGCGATGTTTCGATACTCCAAAACAACGCCGAAGACTCGGCCGGGCTGATTAACAAGGAGAAGCGTTCTTCCCTCGTCAACCTTGCCGAGCGCCTGACCCGCCAAGGCGTGGTCAACCGTCTCGAATCCATATCCGTCGCCCGTCGTCGTCTCAACGGCAATGGCAACCAGACGCTTCTTTTCGAAGCGCTGTTCTGCGCGCTGTTGGCGTAATCTGGCGTGATGGAAATAGCCGGTTTCACGACTGGCTAGACCAATGAAACTTAGCTGACTGGTTGTCAGCCAAGGTTGCCCAAACGTAGCTACCTCTCTGTTTTTATGTGTTTCACAGCGTTGGAACGGCTGGTAAAGCAATGTTCACTATTGATTAAGTGGCGGATGCTTTTCGTCACAAGCCTGAGGGATACTTGAACCATGAAGATTTCAGCAGATTTTACTACTATTCCCGACGATTTTACCGGGGCAGCGGCACCCGAATACAAGATAGACGGCACACCGATCGTTTCGTTCCCGTTCTACATCGACGAAGTGCAGGCTAATATGCACTACCTGCATTGGCAGCTGACCGATCCTGATTCGATTCCGGTCTGCGGCTTCGAGTGGATTCACTGGTCGGCCGCCAACGTGCCGATCGACGCATTGATGTTCGATTTCAACGATTCCCATGCCCTGCAGATTCCACCGGACTTCTCGCGCCAACTGCCGACGATGATTCCCGAGGCCGCGCAAGGCCGCACAAGCGCCGCCAGCAAGTTCGTCGGTTCGAGCAATCCTGCGGTGACGATGCGCTACAACGGCCCGACCCCGCCCGACAAGCCCCACGGCTATGTGCTGCACGTCTGGGCCACCGTCAATCCGCTGCCGGACATCCGTCAGGGCTTCTGGCTCAACGATTTGTACCATAAGATTCTTGATCATTCTGGCCCGATGGACGACGCCGAGATCACCTTCATCGGCAATCCGACGAAGTAAACGGTTCCAGAGCACTCGAATATTTTTTCATTGTGCCATCTTTCCCTCAAATTCTATGTTTTTGACACCTCTTGGCGCACCAAGTACCCCGTTTTTTGAAGATTTGTCGTTAATTTGTCGTTTTTAGGGCTTCTTGGCGCACCAAGTTCCTCTGTTTTCGAGGATTATCCTCTCATTCTTTGGTTTTGCGGCTTCTTGGCGCGCCAAGAGCCTTAATAAGCAGAGAATGGAGGCGGCCGGAGGGAAGAGTACTGCGGTAGTAATGGCGACAGGGAGTAGCGAGGTACCATCGCTATTATCATTGATACTAGGATTCACTATTTATTCATTGGAAGGAACAACAACCATGGCATGCACCACCATTCTGGTCGGCAAGGACGCGAGCTATGACGGCTCGACCATCATCGCGCGCAACGAGGATTCAGCGAACGGGGAGTTCAACCCCAAGCGTTTTGTCGTCACCAAGCCCGCTGACCAGCCTCGCCATTATCGCAGTGTGCTGAATCGTCTCGATATTGAACTTCCCGACAACCCGTTGCAATACACGTCGTTGCCGAACGCTGACACCAAGGACGGTGTCTGGGGTGAAGCAGGCTTCAACGAGGCGAACGTGGCCATGAGCGCCACCGAGACGCTCACCACCAACGAGCGCGTCATCGGCGCCGATCCATTTGTCGAGTTCGAACCGGCCAAAGGCAAGAAGGGTGAGCCGGACTATGTGCCGGAAGTTGCCGGCGGCATCAGCGAAGAGGATTTCTTGACCATCGTTCTGCCGTATATCAAGACCGCTCGTGAAGGCGTTCAGCGCCTCGGTTCGTTGCTTGAGCAGTACGGCACCAACGAAATGAACGGTGTCGCCTTCAGCGATGTCAATGAGATTTGGTGGCTTGAGACGGTCGGCGGTCACCATTGGATCGCCAAGCGCGTGCCTGACGAGGCCTACGTCACCATGCCGAACCAGCTGGGTATCGACGAATTCGACCTTGAAGACGCGTTGGGCGAGCAGGAGAACTGCATGTGCTCCGCCGACCTTAACGAATTCATCGAGGCCAACCATCTCGACCTCGCCGTCGAGGCCACCACCCCATTTAATCCGCGCGACGCGTTCGGTTCGCACTCCGATTCCGACCACGTCTACAACACCCCGCGCGCCTGGTACATGCAGCGTTTTCTCAACCCCTACGACGAGGTCTGGGACGGCCCGGACGCTGACCATACCCCGGAATCCGACGATATCCCGTGGGCCCGTCAGCCCGAGCGCAAGGTCACTATCGAAGATGTCAAGTATGTGCTGAGCTCGCATTATCAGGGCACGCCTTACGATCCCTACGGCCACCTCGGAAACGAGCATACGCGCCACATGTACCGCTGCATCGGCATCAACCGTCAGAGCCAGCTTTCTGTAATGCAGATTCGTCCGTACCGTCCGCAGTCTGACCGCGCCATCCAGTGGGTTTCCTACGGTTCGAACCCGTTCAATGCGCTGGTGCCGTTCTACCCGAACGTTGACGCAACGCCGGCCTACCTCGAAGCGACCACGACCCGCGTGACTTCCGAAAACCTTTACTGGGAGAACCGCATCATAGCGGCCCTGTGCAACTCCGCGTTCGCCGAAACCTCCAACGCCATCGAGCGTTATCAGGAACTGACCGGTGGCATGGGCCATCGCATGGTCGCGGCCACCGACGAGCAGATTGCTCGCCTTGGCGGTGACAAGGAGGCCAGTGCCGAATCCATGGCCCGGGCCGAGCTTAACGCCGGCAATCCTGAAGGCGATGTCGAGCCCATGGAGCCAGACCAGATCATTGCCGCCACCCGCAATGCCGAAGTCCGCGAGATTCTGCGCGCCGCCAACCAGTCGA
The window above is part of the Bifidobacterium sp. ESL0732 genome. Proteins encoded here:
- a CDS encoding DNA polymerase III subunit delta' produces the protein MSVWDSIVGQEQVVSRLRAVASGDPKAIAQSWLICGPPGSGRSNVARAFAAALESPSHGLSDEPERSSEQILAGTHPDVTILATNKVTIGIDEVRDLIETSEQTPSIAPWRIIIIEDVDRMLERTTNVLLKEIEEPSPHTIWLLCAPSAEDVLPTIRSRTRVINLAVPSTQSVAKFLETQEHIEPKLAAQCARLAEGHIGVAKLYATDERVRSDRAELVSGVLNMSKASDAVLLAGQLIDNAKAQAQADVEEKAGAQEAEFRRINGLGEKDRIPPQLRGAFNQIGKKADIKRRATRRSRDVLDRDLNTISSVYRDVSILQNNAEDSAGLINKEKRSSLVNLAERLTRQGVVNRLESISVARRRLNGNGNQTLLFEALFCALLA
- a CDS encoding YbhB/YbcL family Raf kinase inhibitor-like protein; the protein is MKISADFTTIPDDFTGAAAPEYKIDGTPIVSFPFYIDEVQANMHYLHWQLTDPDSIPVCGFEWIHWSAANVPIDALMFDFNDSHALQIPPDFSRQLPTMIPEAAQGRTSAASKFVGSSNPAVTMRYNGPTPPDKPHGYVLHVWATVNPLPDIRQGFWLNDLYHKILDHSGPMDDAEITFIGNPTK
- a CDS encoding C69 family dipeptidase gives rise to the protein MACTTILVGKDASYDGSTIIARNEDSANGEFNPKRFVVTKPADQPRHYRSVLNRLDIELPDNPLQYTSLPNADTKDGVWGEAGFNEANVAMSATETLTTNERVIGADPFVEFEPAKGKKGEPDYVPEVAGGISEEDFLTIVLPYIKTAREGVQRLGSLLEQYGTNEMNGVAFSDVNEIWWLETVGGHHWIAKRVPDEAYVTMPNQLGIDEFDLEDALGEQENCMCSADLNEFIEANHLDLAVEATTPFNPRDAFGSHSDSDHVYNTPRAWYMQRFLNPYDEVWDGPDADHTPESDDIPWARQPERKVTIEDVKYVLSSHYQGTPYDPYGHLGNEHTRHMYRCIGINRQSQLSVMQIRPYRPQSDRAIQWVSYGSNPFNALVPFYPNVDATPAYLEATTTRVTSENLYWENRIIAALCNSAFAETSNAIERYQELTGGMGHRMVAATDEQIARLGGDKEASAESMARAELNAGNPEGDVEPMEPDQIIAATRNAEVREILRAANQSMADQIKKETDALLDTVLYTVSMKMANGFNRSDN